Genomic window (Helianthus annuus cultivar XRQ/B chromosome 3, HanXRQr2.0-SUNRISE, whole genome shotgun sequence):
CTACGAGGTACATAATGCCGAGCACGGTTTGCCTGGTATGATCGGGAGCATAGATTGCATGCATTGGCGTTGGGATAACTGCCCGACTGCATGGCGAGGCCAACACACACGTGGTGACCAAAAAGGACCCACTATTATTCTTCAGGCGGTTGCTTCacaggacctttgggtttggtcggcttactttggcgtggtcgggtcatgcaatgatatcaatgtttttgaacaatcgccgttgttagaggagtggatttctggcaaagctccaaaagcgtcgttttacgcaaatggaaactactaccctcatggatattatttgagcgacggaatttatcctaggtattcgattTTCGTGAAGACGTATAGTGATCCTATTGATGAGAAAAGAACAtactttaaaaaggttcaagagtcttcacgaaaagacattgagagatgctttggggttcttaaacaacgctggcaatacttgagaaatccttgtcgtgcatggagcaagcaaaaaatgagagatgctatgtacgcttgtataatcatgcacaacatgattttggaagacgaaggaaaggcgatatgCCAGAATTATGTGCCAGAAGCCGTTCAACAGGAGCATCCACAGGcgtcaatggaagaaagagtgaataatgcgcgagagttgcgttacgaactgtaccattcccagttaatggttgatttggtacaccacgcatggtcggttcggtatgtaccacctg
Coding sequences:
- the LOC118490513 gene encoding uncharacterized protein LOC118490513, which gives rise to MIGSIDCMHWRWDNCPTAWRGQHTRGDQKGPTIILQAVASQDLWVWSAYFGVVGSCNDINVFEQSPLLEEWISGKAPKASFYANGNYYPHGYYLSDGIYPRYSIFVKTYSDPIDEKRTYFKKVQESSRKDIERCFGVLKQRWQYLRNPCRAWSKQKMRDAMYACIIMHNMILEDEGKAICQNYVPEAVQQEHPQASMEERRMKLCITIIGFRIKVWKKVLGTDQDVIDMCQYVGRIREIEVYVEHWTTKLDTYFVSPKPTSNVVIEEVDEDAPSFGNVPVRARAKPRACVRRLALGWMDESGPSVDTQNGNNVESGVNGVKELGVNDLEGGINLGVNGVNDEQFKDSEQQDEQDNENAKDSEQQDEQDSELMGHFTPFTPDATLLPF